Proteins from a single region of Desulfolutivibrio sulfoxidireducens:
- a CDS encoding DVU0772 family protein translates to MDENACRQWLNEVNWDMIHEDAVTMYLEWGNNNFKDTLRPPVTSSKEYSIYFVVDTWGEPKVVLNKMNNYGSTALCEKKLPPEMAARYMKEVGGLRGIHELSDEVKAWVMKEMGMDQE, encoded by the coding sequence ATGGACGAGAACGCCTGCCGGCAATGGCTCAACGAGGTCAACTGGGACATGATCCACGAGGATGCCGTGACCATGTACCTCGAATGGGGCAACAACAATTTCAAGGACACCCTGCGGCCGCCGGTGACCAGCAGCAAGGAATATTCCATCTATTTCGTGGTGGATACCTGGGGCGAACCCAAGGTGGTCCTCAACAAGATGAACAATTACGGCAGTACGGCCCTGTGCGAAAAAAAGCTGCCGCCGGAGATGGCCGCGCGCTACATGAAGGAGGTCGGGGGCCTGCGGGGCATCCACGAGTTAAGCGACGAGGTCAAGGCCTGGGTCATGAAGGAAATGGGCATGGACCAGGAGTAG
- a CDS encoding HlyD family type I secretion periplasmic adaptor subunit has protein sequence MSRHRHPICREAMEFQPDAVAVDAGRLPWQARAAVYVILAALVFGGAWAWLSRVDRVVTARGMLMTMAPAIVVQPLETSIIRTLAVRPGDVVKKGGLLATLDPTFASADLGQLTVRKRFLDAWIERLLAELEDRQATALDGNAADPDQRAQMALFLKRKEEYRANVEAKDQEIATFEEMLSANVHEQERLKGQFALTAEIESMYRRLWDEDKTSRLEYINALREKLRVEDLYASAAEKNSQIRERLAQAKAERQSFIGGWRTQTATQMVEAQQELTEAEHTLAKAARRTELVELAAVSDAVVKDMAKVSEGSVIREAETLFTLIPIDEKGGELEAEAAIPAMDIGHIRVGNAVRLKLMAFPFQRHGFLSGVVRMVSPDAFIPEGQGGDEAGGGAYYTCRIRLTTTTLRDTGPDFRLLPGMTLEAEILVGKRRVAEYLLDPLLTGLHESLSEP, from the coding sequence ATGTCCAGGCATCGTCACCCTATCTGCCGCGAGGCCATGGAGTTCCAGCCCGACGCCGTGGCCGTGGACGCCGGACGTCTGCCCTGGCAGGCCAGGGCGGCGGTCTACGTGATCCTTGCGGCATTGGTGTTTGGCGGGGCCTGGGCCTGGCTGTCCCGGGTGGACCGGGTGGTCACGGCCCGGGGCATGCTTATGACCATGGCCCCGGCCATCGTGGTCCAGCCCCTGGAGACGTCGATCATCCGCACCCTGGCCGTGCGGCCCGGGGACGTGGTCAAAAAGGGCGGGCTTCTGGCCACCCTGGACCCCACCTTCGCCTCGGCCGACCTGGGCCAGCTCACGGTGCGCAAACGGTTTCTCGATGCCTGGATCGAGCGGCTTCTGGCCGAACTGGAGGACCGCCAGGCCACGGCCCTGGACGGCAACGCGGCCGACCCGGACCAACGCGCCCAGATGGCCCTTTTTCTCAAACGCAAGGAGGAATACCGGGCCAATGTGGAGGCCAAGGACCAGGAGATCGCCACCTTCGAGGAGATGCTTTCGGCCAATGTCCACGAGCAGGAACGCCTCAAGGGGCAGTTTGCCCTGACGGCGGAGATCGAGTCCATGTACCGCCGGCTGTGGGACGAGGACAAGACCAGCCGCCTGGAATACATCAACGCCCTGCGGGAGAAGCTTCGGGTGGAGGACCTCTACGCCTCCGCCGCCGAAAAAAACTCCCAGATTCGGGAGCGCCTGGCCCAGGCCAAGGCCGAACGGCAGTCGTTCATCGGCGGCTGGCGGACCCAGACGGCCACCCAGATGGTCGAGGCCCAGCAGGAACTGACCGAGGCGGAGCACACCCTGGCCAAGGCCGCCCGGCGCACGGAGCTGGTGGAGCTTGCGGCCGTGTCCGACGCCGTGGTCAAGGACATGGCCAAGGTGTCCGAGGGATCGGTCATCCGCGAGGCCGAGACGCTTTTCACCTTGATCCCCATCGACGAAAAGGGCGGGGAACTGGAGGCCGAGGCGGCCATCCCGGCCATGGACATCGGGCACATCCGGGTGGGCAACGCCGTGCGCCTGAAGCTTATGGCCTTTCCCTTCCAGCGCCACGGGTTTCTTTCCGGCGTGGTGCGCATGGTCAGCCCCGACGCCTTCATCCCCGAGGGCCAGGGCGGGGACGAGGCCGGCGGCGGGGCGTACTACACCTGCCGCATCCGGCTGACCACAACCACGCTTCGCGACACGGGTCCGGATTTCCGGCTTCTGCCGGGCATGACCCTGGAGGCGGAGATCCTGGTGGGCAAGCGCCGGGTGGCCGAATACCTCCTCGATCCGCTCCTGACCGGCCTGCACGAGAGCTTGAGCGAGCCATAG